Within Saccharomycodes ludwigii strain NBRC 1722 chromosome IV, whole genome shotgun sequence, the genomic segment CCATCCCCTCCATCAACTACTAATACGCCCCCTCCATCTTTCTTATAATATGAGCCAATGGGCAATTCAATTTCCAAATCATCTATTTCTATATTACCCCACCAGCACTTTCTAGCCGGCTTCTTccaaaataacaacaacttGGGATTGATATCTGGCTTAGGCACTAAATCATATAAACTACGAATCTTGTAATGTGACCCACTATTGTTCCCCAATCTGGATTTAGATTTATTCCTAGATTGAGAACGTGATCTTACATTACTCAACTTATCAGCCCATCTACTCCTtctcttattattattattagtactgACACTAACATTACTTGTCGAGGGTGATAGATCTAACGACGAATTAGAAGTGGCCTGCGGACTCAGTAAAAACATACCACTTGTGTTTTGGATACTCGAAATCCTTTCTCGATAAGCCTTTTCTAATAAATCCCTATAATATTGAGTAGTCTCGTTTTTCAACCTAATCAAGGATAATGAAGAGATCACTGTTTTGCCCAGCTCTTGGGTTCTATTACCCCAATCGCAATGACGTTCCAACCCGCTACTACATAACATATCCATCAAATGCTGTTCAGCTACACCCAATTTACCACTTTTAACTCTATTACTACAATACAATCCGTCAAAAATAGATTGCTGTTTACTTAAATAACTGCCTGCAGCTATCTTCACTTGTTGCATAACTATATCCAACCCGCCCTTGATCTCTTTAATCAATGGAATACAGTAATAATCCAAATCTTCTCTTAAAAGTATAATACTGGGATTAAGGTGTAAAACATCCgtattatcattactaCTGTGCGGATGTTGATTATGTATGAGGCTACTGCCACTAATAGTCGAAGCcaaatgatgaaaaaagCCCGTACTACCATTGCTGGTATTTGACGCACTAGGGTTACTTATGATATCAGGGTTATTAACAGCAGCTATTGCATTATTAATCCCATTAGAATATTTGTCGTAAATGCCAGGAACTGGATGTAGAACTAAATCTTCGGTAGCTTGGGTGTAGATGTCCATGATATATTCAAAACAAACATGGCTAAAATTGTACACATATACTTCATCGTTGGAAGTCAAGGAAGTAATAACCTGCCCATCCCTAGTCATAAATACACCGTTTGGAAATAAACATAATAGCAAAGACTCTGGTAACGCTAACAATTGTTCTCTAGTTATGTAATAGTGATGCTCttcaatatttaaatgtaCAATAAGCTCGTCAACTGTGCTTGTGCTGTTACTGTGAGCAGCACGATTCATATGTATATCACCATCTTGATCGGCCATCTGTTGCAAATTATTTACTAGTGAAGTTGCGTTGTTGCCATCAGTACTAGCGTTTGCATTTGCATTTGCATTTGCATTTGAAGGTACTTGGGTTAAAATACTTTGTGCTTGTTGACTATTAACAGTATTAGTGCCGCCGCTACTGCTAGTcatattgatatttttttttttttttttaattcttatTTCtgttctctttttttatgtttttttatgttttcttaattttttgaataaataaaagtatcAGATATgtgctttttatttttaactttatttttatttctttaattatACATTGTATTAGTTAAGCTATTAAAAGTGCTTAGGACAATTTGCAACAGCAATTAtcaaatttataataagtttttattacgttatatttttttttttttttgagtaaatttcaaaacaaaaaaggaaaaaaaaaaaaaaaaaaaaagaaaaattttttttatctatttttaaaaggcTCAAAGGGGGTAGGTGGGTTGTGTACTGCAGCGGTTACTGACACAGGTTGCCTAGCACCactttgtaatttttttgttttaaaaggAAGGCAATCCCGTGCCATGAGCTATTTTCCATACCAGTTACAACTCCGTCTTGCACAAATCCGAAAAAGGAATCAACACCAACAAATccgaacaaaaaaaacaaaaaaaatgcccTAAAAACTTTGGTcaataacaattaaaaaaaaaaaaataagaatttCCGTTTATATCAATCTCACTCTTTCAATcccaaaaaagaaaaaaaaatactaattaCTTTCTTTATGgaaaccttttttttcttctcttaTTCACTCTTGGCTAAAGAGAAAGGTAAAAAGGGGCAAAATAACAGAGAAGCTTAAGACCTTACACAAAAATGTACAGCAATCAGTATTTCTTTACTGAAAGTCTCCTTTTGTCAAAGCCATgtaattaataacaatcagacaatcaaaaaaaaataaaaaaaatatctttgaGTCTCTGCTGACCGATACCATTCccattttttaagtttaatGATTCTAGGTGGAATTTTATACTTATTGatc encodes:
- the WHI2 gene encoding Whi2p (similar to Saccharomyces cerevisiae YOR043W | WHI2 | WHIskey) is translated as MTSSSGGTNTVNSQQAQSILTQVPSNANANANANASTDGNNATSLVNNLQQMADQDGDIHMNRAAHSNSTSTVDELIVHLNIEEHHYYITREQLLALPESLLLCLFPNGVFMTRDGQVITSLTSNDEVYVYNFSHVCFEYIMDIYTQATEDLVLHPVPGIYDKYSNGINNAIAAVNNPDIISNPSASNTSNGSTGFFHHLASTISGSSLIHNQHPHSSNDNTDVLHLNPSIILLREDLDYYCIPLIKEIKGGLDIVMQQVKIAAGSYLSKQQSIFDGLYCSNRVKSGKLGVAEQHLMDMLCSSGLERHCDWGNRTQELGKTVISSLSLIRLKNETTQYYRDLLEKAYRERISSIQNTSGMFLLSPQATSNSSLDLSPSTSNVSVSTNNNNKRRSRWADKLSNVRSRSQSRNKSKSRLGNNSGSHYKIRSLYDLVPKPDINPKLLLFWKKPARKCWWGNIEIDDLEIELPIGSYYKKDGGGVLVVDGGDGINIVKVKVPVRIHIRRVWTLEVSIVGV